One Rhizoctonia solani chromosome 3, complete sequence genomic region harbors:
- a CDS encoding GATA type zinc finger — MMELRLPPIRDLNLHDDVRQPAHPAPSQGPVVRDERLQKVLSHCQALCAFADHYATAPPPPQSPEVTQMVDRAVEVINILKEYKEAHCPPSAPPRPPKRPWEDPTDDIVTQRPAPSPPTDRVPSPITAPASPTNVVPPAQEAQMGVFDGQPERKSTVEDDAKAAAIRDMEDIRARRNQVQANASGKVKYKKRSRATPPGQCHSCEISDTPEWRRGPDGQRTLCNACGLHYAKLVRKRDRIISSLPAGGEAPPPIDIAFLRKSARMAAENSALARSSAGRRRTTEKDKAKTDSPAASSSKPPSTSTDEGRRTWERHEKESGPIKQYRHSTVTSPTFSAPPLSSPTRPLTLMPMTLPPPPQTRYPAPGQPPVTYGPSFQPYIQSGPASQPSYHMGPPGNSWSYDHGHPHYPPGSAQWGDRSMPPR, encoded by the exons ATGATGGAGCTCAGACTTCCCCCCATCCGCGACCTCAACCTCCACGACGATGTGCGCCAGCCTGCGCATCCGGCTCCCTCCCAAGGGCCGGTGGTACGCGACGAGCGACTTCAAAAG GTTCTGAGCCATTGCCAGGCCCTGTGCGCTTTTGCCGACCATTATG CCACTGCCCCTCCCCCGCCTCAATCTCCCGAGGTCACTCAGATGGTCGATCGTGCTGTTGAAGTAATCAATATTTTGAAAGAATACAAAGAAGCACACTGCCCTCCGAGCGCGCCACCACGTCCCCCCAAACGGCCCTGGGAAGATCCCACCGACGACATAGTTACTCAACGCCCAGCTCCTTCGCCCCCTACCGACCGTGTTCCGTCGCCCATCACCGCACCAGCCTCACCCACGAATGTCGTTCCCCCTGCCCAGGAGGCCCAGATGGGGGTATTTGAT GGTCAACCTGAGCGGAAGTCGACTGTAGAAGATGATGCTAAGGCAGCTGCCATCCGTGATATGGAGGATATTCGTGCTCGTCGCAATCAGGTTCAGGCTAATGCATCCGGTAAAGTCAAGTACAAGAAACGCAGC CGTGCCACCCCTCCCGGTCAATGTCACTCGTGCGAGATTTCGGACACCCCAGAATGGCGTCGTGGCCCTGATGGCCAACGCACCCTTTGCAATGCTTGCGGTCTTC ATTACGCCAAACTCGTGCGTAAGCGTGATAGGATCATCAGCTCCCTTCCGGCGGGCGGGGAAgctccacccccaatagaTATCGCCTTCCTTCGTAAATCGGCCCGCATGGCAGCAGAAAACTCGGCCCTTGCTCGTTCTTCCGCGGGTCGCCGTCGTACCACTGAAAAGGACAAGGCCAAGACTGACAGCCCCGCGGCAAGTAGCTCTAAGCCACCCTCTACCTCGACGGACGAAGGTCGCCGCACATGGGAACGTCATGAGAAGGAGTCTGGACCCATTAAACAATACAGACACAGCACGGTTACTTCCCCCACCTTTTCTGCTCCGCCGTTGTCGAGCCCTACTCGCCCACTCACATTGATGCCTATGACGTTACCACCGCCCCCTCAAACCCGTTACCCAGCCCCAGGTCAACCCCCGGTAACCTATGGCCCTTCTTTTCAGCCGTATATTCAATCCGGCCCCGCTTCCCAGCCTTCCTATCATATGGGTCCTCCAGGCAACTCCTGGAGCTACGATCACGGACACCCACACTATCCTCCGGGCTCTGCCCAGTGGGGCGATCGATCCATGCCACCCCGATGA